DNA sequence from the Trifolium pratense cultivar HEN17-A07 unplaced genomic scaffold, ARS_RC_1.1 scaffold_71, whole genome shotgun sequence genome:
ACATTTTTAGGAGTGAAAGAGAAGCATAATAAAGCTGCACCAGGTAATTCTTTGTCATCATTTATCTTTCCTGCAAATAGAATGCTTACAAATCAGAGCTTATTCAAATAACGCAGGAAAATGACATTAAACCGGACaaagtttgataaaaatagtTAGTGGAAGAATTTCCTTCCTTCTATTGAAGGAACTACTCACTTTCTAGTTCATATTAAAGCACTGTTTCGCTCAGATTTCAGCAAAATCTGGATATAttgattttttccttcattttatGCATGTATGTATGGCAGATTAAAGAAACATAACCCAAGCCTTTTTATTTCCACAATCTGATCTGAATTCCTTCTCACGAGtatttttgaaggaaaaaaacacAATGGACAGCCAATACAACCATACCTGAAGAGAAGATAGCCTGTGGAAATTCATCCACcaacttttcaatttttacttCCTTCAACTCTTTTCCCCTTGACTAACCTTCGATGATTTCTAAAgtaaatgaatggaaaattatcaaatttaatCATACCATCACATTCAGAAAATCAGTAAATTGATTGATTCAGAACACCAACTTGTTGTTATCTAGTTACCTTAATATGGTTTCCTTGCATACGGTACTTGAAACGTTGCAAGAAGCAGTAAAGGCAGGTTAGGAATATCTTTCTCTGGtgtttatgtgtgtgtgtgtatttcTGGTCTAGTTATACTTCCACACATATATGTTAATGTTAAATATTTCTATGGAAATTACTACTTTACTCTTCTATCCCCACACAATTGTGATACAATTAACTGTTTGGTTCAAATGCTCGCTGAGAAATTTCGCATTTTCATTCAATAACCAAGGTATGGTATATTAGGAGTTGCAACTTTTGATATCGTTgcattaaatatttcattttcattctcgAAGCTGATCAAATGTGTGTTATTTGATAATGATGCAGAGGCTGTTTTTTCTCAAACTAAACCTATTGCTACATCAGTAAAGGATGGTTTTAATGTCTGTATATTTGCTTATGGGCAAACTAGAACTAGTAAAACATTTACAATGGAGGGAACACCAGAAGAGAGGGGAGTTAATTACCGAACACTTGAAGAATTGTTTAGGATATCCGAAGAGAGAAAGGGTGTAATGAAGTATGACTTACATGTTAGTATGTTGGAGGTTTACAATGAGAATATAAGAGATCTTCTAGTGGAAAACTCTACCCAGCCTACTAAGAAGTGAGTTTTAATTCTTCTTAATCTAATTAGCACTGTAGTTTTTAGgtcctttattttaaatttcaaaatagatAGTCATTTCATATGTTCTTAACAAAAACCAAATTTGAGAAAGCCGATTGGTTATTGCTAGGCTGGATAATGAGTCTGTAAGAAATGTGCACTATTTTAGTGTGACAATTTTCTCGACTAATTTAACCTTAacaatttggtcattttttaaatttaaatttgcatCACAATTAAAGGTAAAAAAACTAACTACCAagttttgttgattatttttctGGATACTATTCGTGGATTACTATTGCACTAAAATTTAGGTGTGTTTTGACACAACAATGCTACTTTTTAGTTGTCTCAGTATGGATATATTGCAAATTCTTCTTTCCATAATTGTGACATACTCAATTCGTGTAACTCATCTTCATATGCCGAGTACAAGATATCTTACCCAATATTACTTACATTCCTTGGATAATGAACATTAAATGACTTGGAGCAGCTCCAGCTGGAGGTATTTCATAATAAGTCCGCCAGCATGTCACCCCAAAAACTCAACTTTTTCTCATTTCTTTTGCTGGAGTCCGCACATCAAATGAACAGAAAGGTAGCATCTTAGGTTAGTAACACTTTCAAGattgattaaataataatatgtgATATACAACAAGGCTTTTCCCTGATCCTCGAGATGTTGCTTTGATTCAGATTAAGAACATTTTGGCACCTGGTGTTGCTGAtcattgtaacgacccaatttttcatttattaattttaatgagttaaaatattttatttaacatggcattttaattaagttaataactagagttatttatcgagtactttagttattaggcgagtagtgagagttaacgtgaattgggccaagccaatgggcttgaggcccaatgggccttgtgagcaTGAGTGGGGCGGCCATATGGCCAAGTCATGAGGGAACATTtcatttgttcttgttcttgacaagttggagagagaagagagctcaagagctagggcaaaggaagtgaggagaatcaagatcaaatcttcgtattttcttcgaatccaggtatgagagtagattccttaatcgtgggtgactcgaggaaggggagaatgtcgatttctcctcacccgaacttcctccaccccattttcgttttagcttagatcggattttcttgatggaattcgttcctaaggttcttaatatgtttaacatgcttttaacatgattaatgaacgaaaataatggataaaaacgagttttataacagattaaactcaagaactttgtgttcttgagagttttgatgaaaaagtgtcaatccttactttttcgatgtttaagaggtagatctgagaaatggactgtccttttgtatcta
Encoded proteins:
- the LOC123901647 gene encoding kinesin-like protein KIN-14I; its protein translation is MIVLFLLLIIDAVSLRSLVVVVLVLVYCAGLYSDHIMIIPTSIAIVVIPNLCLFLRAVTKAADYLEQAEYTFLGVKEKHNKAAPEAVFSQTKPIATSVKDGFNVCIFAYGQTRTSKTFTMEGTPEERGVNYRTLEELFRISEERKGVMKYDLHVSMLEVYNENIRDLLVENSTQPTKNSSWRYFIISPPACHPKNSTFSHFFCWSPHIK